A part of Aspergillus oryzae RIB40 DNA, chromosome 7 genomic DNA contains:
- a CDS encoding uncharacterized protein (predicted protein): MTYEPQPLNISGRLGFERFECLWQSVEDIKVWLDSFNAIHHSTLIGQPFHFWSQMIMSLTLLKYLSTLQDPEWDCQAVRNAVPLISTIDSMLQKLDQGSQQPELQCNDHLLHYLSKLLLRCRLWAEARWDMACPMQEVNVFLAFQLFIKATYSTTMASIRSITGSFKCSDRRTLCTIPARSTIQVMGMADGGWETQLRLYPLR; this comes from the exons ATGACTTACGAGCCGCAACCTCTTAATATTAGCGGACGATTGGGGTTCGAACGCTTTGAATGCTTATGGCAGTCAGTTGAAGACATCAAAGTATGGCTGGACAGCttcaatgccatccaccACTCTACACTCATCGGCCAACCTTTTCACTTTTGGTCCCAGATGATCATGAGTCTCACGCTGCTGAAATATCTTTCTACCCTCCAAGACCCCGAATGGGATTGCCAAGCGGTGCGGAACGCGGTCCCGCTCATCTCGACAATTGACTCTATGCTACAGAAGCTGGATCAGGGCAGCCAGCAGCCAGAGCTTCAGTGCAACGACCATTTACTCCACTATTTATCAAAGCTGTTATTACGATGTAGGTTGTGGGCGGAAGCACGGTGGGATATGGCTTGTCCAATGCAGGAAGTGAATGTTTTTC TGGCTTTCCAGCTGTTCATCAAGGCCACCTACAGCACGACCATGGCTTCCATCAGATCCATTACGGGTTCCTTCAAATGCTCAGACCGGAGAACACTCTGTACCATTCCAGCCCGGTCGACAATACAAGTTATGGGCATGGCAGATGGAGGCTGGGAGACACAGCTACGACTATATCCTCTCCGATAA
- a CDS encoding DUF4267 domain-containing protein (predicted protein), whose translation MATFSPIPAYVLGTLTLALGCNAVARPGPEYPRFGLPFESAASPPSTHGNNKRTHPPGAVSPLMYIKGIREMSYGLTLLALQYYRQEIAVTIFAAVCALVGLADGFVVWASGAH comes from the exons ATGGCCACTTTCAGTCCTATCCCGGCCTACGTCTTAGGCACACTGACGCTCGCCTTGGGCTGCAATGCTGTGGCGCGTCCAGGCCCAGAGTATCCGCGTTTCGGCTTACCCTTCGAGTCCGCCGCTTCTCCCCCTTCTACTCATGGCAACAACAAACGCACTCACCCGCCCGGTGCGGTTTCACCCCTCATGTACATCAAGGGCATCCGCGAGATGAGCTACGGTCTGACCCTGCTTGCCCTACAGTACTACAGGCAGGAAATCGCCGTCACCATCTTCGCCGCGGTCTGTGCACTCGTCGGACTTGCGGATGGGTTCGTCGTCTGGGCGAGCGGGG CGCATTGA
- a CDS encoding uncharacterized protein (permeases of the major facilitator superfamily) — protein MGTLPFARLRAVPYRMTSRSPYLTLAVVCTAMFLDLANLSAITIALPTIQKEWGATEGDLQWVISAYSITFGAFLLLGGRGGDLFGHHRVLLFGMSFFALSTIVCGLAPNFIGLVVARALQGRLFQTVHRRGDQALTEHHRHRCCFHDSLGAGPYCCGVLTAYVGWRWIFWISLILSGVIIPAAFFILPRPDRPPADVVASPESELEAGQQQARTNNSLAAIFQRIVNRFDPLGIALSVAGILLLTYALTSANTEGWGSARIVAPLVVSGALLGLFIFHECRTTNGIVAPHLFRSTSFNLTLVLAVNTYAVRQACTYFLTLQLQSYGNSAIHTSVLFIALGVSALIFNTLSGRLVPILGARLMVSLNN, from the exons ATGGGAACGCTGCCATTCGCGCGACTGCGCGCTGTTCCATACCGAATGACAAGCCGAAGTCCATACCTTACTCTAGCCGTTGT ATGTACGGCGATGTTTCTGGACCTCGCAAACCTCAGTGCTATCACGATCGCCCTCCCGACGATACAGAAGGAGTGGGGCGCGACTGAAGGCGACCTGCAATGGGTGATTTCGGCCTATTCGATCACG TTCGGAGCATTTCTGCTACTAGGAGGCCGAGGGGGTGACTTGTTTGG TCACCACCGTGTTCTTCTATTCGGCATGTCTTTCTTCGCCCTGTCCACTATAGTTTGTGGGCTCGCCCCCAACTTTATTGGCCTAGTCGTGGCCAGGGCCCTACAGGGTAGGCTGTTTCAAACCGTACATCGCCGTGGCGATCAAGCACTTACGGAACATCACAGGCATCGGTGCTGCTTTCACGATTCCCTCGGCGCAGGCCCATATTGCT GCGGTGTCTTGACTGCATATGTTGGTTGGCGATGGATCTTTTGGATATCCCTCATTCTGTCCGGCGTCATTATCCCCGCGGCGTTTTTCATCCTCCCACGACCTGACCGTCCACCTGCAGATGTGGTAGCGTCCCCAGAAAGCGAGCTGGAGGCAGGCCAACAACAGGCCCGTACCAACAACAGCCTGGCTGCAATCTTCCAGAGAATAGTCAACCGTTTCGATCCGCTGGGCATTGCACTCAGCGTGGCGGGAATTTTACTCCTCACGTACGCGCTCACGTCTGCAAATACAGAGGGATGGGGCAGTGCACGCATTGTTGCGCCGCTGGTCGTCTCAGGGGCCCTACTCGGCTTGTTCATATTCCACGAGTGTCGAACCACCAACGGTATTGTTGCACCGCATCTTTTCCGCTCGACCTCCTTTAACCTCACGCTCGTGCTTGCTGTGAACACGTATGCCGTCCGCCAGGCCTGCACCTATTTCCTGaccctccagctccagtccTACGGCAACAGTGCGATCCACACCTctgtcctcttcatcgctcTGGGAGTCAGTGCCCTCATATTCAACACGCTGTCCGGTCGATTAGTGCCCATTCTCGGTGCACGTCTAATGGTAAGTTTGAATAATtga
- a CDS encoding cysteine dioxygenase (predicted protein), which produces MADAEHFTDPFWAPEPDEILSGGVPCSYNAPTASIEMTIGGLGTIAVRSKTTGQLEFIVRSAGPDSPTLKLTVTAESCVLQMKDNDSEPFRDIPVIEYRAETRKSEGPKKLPYVYYPKQPESAYLNVRSKKDPTVYWISVDRSNKRFRYGQHLTNASLTYLEAHFDGDRPSKQWMDQLKSTQILQNGREIPGNDVRYDPLPVTMDKPPLVVSDEQVSLEDLDKYHRTTYANLPPGCQALYHNIAGHNVSLESASFPQLAQAIDYSCRDPRLVCGKILAQKQKKNEFHDKSKTYLRITVGSNLANSPGIPYVMEIWPPGHSSPIHDHGRASAVIKVLYGSIDCSWYDAVQDGREPQQVGKPHKLSKGDVTWLGDKQFQIHKLENNYKTVCITLQCYQFEQSDNEHYEYFDFLDNDLHKDRFVPNSDRSYGELIEELKIEWDRKH; this is translated from the exons ATGGCAGACGCCGAGCATTTCACTGATCCATTCTGGGCCCCCGAGCCAGATGAGATACTTTCTGGTGGTGTCCCTTGTTCTTATAATGCGCCTACTGCCAGTATTGAAATGACCATTGGAGGCTTGGGGACAATAGCGGTGAGATCGAAGACAACAGGGCAGTTGGAGTTTATTGTCCGCTCCGCAGGACCGGATTCCCCAACCTTAAAGCTCACGGTCACAGCTGAGAGCTGTGTCCTACAAATGAAGGATAACGATTCGGAGCCATTCAGAGATATTCCCGTGATTGAATACCGGGCCGAGACGAGAAAATCAGAAGGCCCCAAGAAACTTCCTTACGTTTATTATCCGAAACAACCTGAGTCGGCTTACTTGAACGTCCGATCCAAGAAGGATCCTACAGTCTACTGGATCTCTGTTGACCGGAGTAATAAGCGCTTCCGATACGGTCAACATCTCACAAATGCGTCCTTGACATACCTGGAGGCGCATTTTGACGGGGACAGACCGTCCAAACAGTGGATGGACCAACTGAAGTCAACACAAATCCTGCAGAATGGCAGG GAAATCCCAGGAAATGACGTGAGATATGACCCCTTGCCCGTCACGATGGACAAGCCCCCTCTAGTCGTCTCAGATGAGCAGGTATCGCTCGAAGATCTCGACAAATACCATCGAACAACATATGCCAATCTACCTCCTGGCTGTCAGGCCCTGTACCACAATATCGCGGGTCACAATGTCTCATTGGAGTCCGCCAGCTTTCCTCAGTTGGCACAGGCCATTGACTATAGTTGTCGAGATCCGCGCCTAGTTTGCGGCAAGATCCTGGCgcaaaaacagaaaaagaatgagTTTCATGATAAATCGAAGACTTATCTGAGAATTACTGTGGGAAGCAACTTG GCCAACTCCCCAGGAATACCTTATGTGATGGAAATTTGGCCCCCGGGACATTCATCCCCGATCCATGACCACGGAAGGGCATCAGCAGTGATCAAAGTCCTCTATGGTAGCATTGATTGTTCTTGGTATGATGCCGTCCAAGACGGCCGCGAACCGCAGCAGGTTGGTAAGCCACATAAACTGAGCAAGGGCGATGTCACATGGCTAGGCGACAAGCAATTTCAGATTCATAAGCTCGAAAACAACTATAAGACCGTGTGCATCACGCTGCAGTGCTATCAGTTTGAGCAATCCGACAATGAACACTACGAATACTTTGACTTCCTTGACAATGACCTGCACAAAGATCGGTTTGTTCCAAATAGCGACAGGTCCTACGGCGAGTTGATAGAAGAGCTTAAGATTGAATGGGACAGAAAGCATTGA
- a CDS encoding glycoside hydrolase family 131 protein (predicted protein) codes for MQSLITLLALPASTLAGSVLWSGISDSSLTVDDIDKWSWSNQVGAWQWYIHGSGKTSEYLGISPEFKNPAAADAQGLRITIDGTSFWNGQTMERSELIPQTKADLGSGHLYYHFSLSTKETNAPNPSFEHQIAFFESHFTELKYGASGSSDNTLSWNADGKSHWSVQLEAGTWYNFAYDIDFDSKKVGLWASNGSEPLTQVVEPVSASTSTNSADWHVGQLRLPGSESDDAAEDWFWSGVYIEEGPITTEIGSESSSGSSSSAGPSSTTIATTAPASSTAHSATSTGGITATVSSVGLTTTATPSPVSTAVSSSVTPSSLNAAPTKSTEVATPTSSSVATFASPTSAAEFLTDIRALLKTLLSRSEAGSVHARDFIRRG; via the exons ATGCAGTCGCTCATtactcttcttgctcttcccGCTTCCACGCTGGCTGGATCCGTGCTGTGGAGCGGTATCTCTGATTCTTCGCTCACCGTGGACGACATTGACAAAT GGTCCTGGTCTAACCAGGTCGGCGCATGGCAATGGTATATCCACGGCTCTGGCAAAACGTCCGAGTATCTGGGCATTTCCCCCGAATTCAAGAACCCGGCGGCTGCCGACGCACAGGGACTGCGGATCACTATT GATGGAACCTCTTTCTGGAATGGGCAGACCATGGAGCGCTCCGAGCTCATCCCTCAGACAAAGGCTGATCTTGGCTCGGGCCACCTGTATTatcacttttctctttccaccaaGGAGACTAACGCCCCCAACCCTTCGTTCGAGCACCAGATTGCATTCTTCGAAAGTCACTTCACCGAGCTGAAGTATGGCGCATCTGGCTCTTCCGACAACACCCTGAGCTGGAACGCGGACGGCAAATCACATTGGTCGGTCCAGTTGGAGGCAGGAACGTGGTACAACTTCGCCTACGACATTGACTTCGACTCCAAGAAGGTTGGCCTGTGGGCGTCCAACGGTTCCGAGCCCTTGACTCAGGTTGTCGAGCCTGTTAGTGCCTCTACCTCTACCAACTCCGCTGACTGGCACGTCGGCCAGCTGCGTCTGCCTGGTAGTGAATCGGACGACGCGGCGGAAGACTGGTTCTGGTCCGGCGTCTACATTGAGGAGGGCCCTATTACTACTGAGATCGGCTCTGAAAGTTCCTCTGGCTCTTCGAGCTCCGCTGGCCCTTCTAGTACCACTATCGCTACGACTGCTCCTGCCTCTTCGACCGCGCACTCCGCTACCTCTACTGGAGGCATAACAGCGACTGTGAGTAGTGTGGGCCTGACTACGACTGCCACACCAAGCCCTGTTTCCACTGCAGTATCTTCGAGCGTTACCCCTTCCAGCTTGAATGCAGCTCCCACCAAGAGCACTGAAGTGGCCACacccacctcctcctccgtaGCTACCTTTGCCAGCCCTACTTCTGCAGCGGAGTTCTTGACTGATATCCGAGCGCTTTTGAAGACCCTGTTGTCTCGTTCAGAAGCGGGAAGCGTGCATGCGCGAGACTTCATCCGCCGTGGATGA
- a CDS encoding putative dynamin GTPase (vacuolar sorting protein VPS1, dynamin, and related proteins): MSPSREEQALHQLQSQQSKLLDKIDELRAIGVGGLVELPQVIVCGNQSSGKSSVLEAISRVRFPAKSNVCTRFATEVILRRSPQPKIKVSIEPGESRTNEAERQKLREFAPQAFSSDGDLPKLIEQAKECMGISNEDTVNSGFSDDVLKVAISGPDKPELTLVDLPGLYYSTSRDQGAKGIEIVRGLTEKYMKNTRTIILAVISAKTDYHLQEVLNMAERFDSKRERTLGIITQPDILEADSEEEGNYLQFMRNEKIHLRLGWHALRNRSFETRDISDDARDEREKTFFEQGRWASLSRDYVGVESLRRRLSTVLLQHVRRNLPSLIADIQDQIADRQRRLAKLGPARSTLQQQRGFLLDISSSFERITSQALNGMYADEFFGEFGDDTQDSQDFRRLRAVIRELNECFADAMNTRGSRRIVRELLSHFYDLDQEKKKMYMEDWSPEYITREALEKEIGEQARKNRGIELPGSANQLLVGNLFRDQSKPWEGIARLHLLNTWESVKYFVYLLLRHLTDEPTYTLLVGTVLAPQLERMKDGLLNKLGELTAYTKRGHPLPIGKSFLSKIQVARTNRQIAALRKGLGLSRSFFGLKDGSRSFDADDLERAASELRSSSDQFAAAEIIDQMQAYYDTSIVTFVDNIATLAIENCLLGPLERIFTSQTVNNMDDQQIRELAEELPHVQHDRQRLDQELNKLQAGLDTFNIFSTESSSLQRPPMFAKPKPASAHPSLFQGLDPIALRKKLEPQSKCRYPDPCKIIVCANLSNSTLDSYNK; this comes from the exons ATGTCGCCATCGCGTGAAGAACAGGCATTGCATCAACTGCAGTCGCAACAATCCAAACTACTGGACAAAATCGACGAACTCCGCGCTATCGGAGTGGGGGGTCTTGTTGAACTCCCACAAGTGATTGTCTGTGGCAACCAGTCCAGTGGGAAGAGTTCGGTGCTCGAGGCGATTTCGCGAGTACGCTTTCCGGCCAAGAGTAATGTCTGCACGCGATTTGCGACCGAGGTGATTCTTCGTCGCAGCCCACAACCAAAGATCAAGGTCTCGATCGAACCGGGAGAGTCGAGAACAAACGAAGCAGAACGTCAAAAACTCCGTGAGTTCGCGCCCCAGGCGTTTTCCAGCGACGGGGACCTCCCGAAGCTCATCGAACAGGCGAAAGAATGTATGGGCATTAGCAATGAGGACACAGTCAACTCAGGGTTTAGCGACGACGTTCTGAAGGTCGCGATTTCCGGTCCCGATAAACCGGAGTTGACTCTGGTTGACCTGCCTGGGTTATACTATTCAACGAGTCGTGATCAGGGTGCAAAGGGGATTGAGATCGTCCGAGGCCTGACGGAGAAATACATGAAGAATACGCGCACCATCATCCTGGCGGTGATCAGTGCGAAGACGGATTATCACCTGCAGGAAGTCCTGAACATGGCAGAGCGATTTGACAGCAAACGCGAGCGGACGCTGGGGATTATCACGCAGCCGGACATTCTCGAAGCCgactcggaggaggaaggcaaTTACCTGCAGTTCATGCGAAATGAGAAGATACATTTGCGACTTGGCTGGCATGCGTTGCGTAACCGGTCCTTTGAAACACGCGACATTTCCGACGATGCGCGagatgagagggaaaagaCATTCTTCGAGCAGGGCCGGTGGGCGTCACTGTCGCGCGACTACGTGGGAGTCGAGAGCCTCAGACGCCGGCTGAGCACCGTTTTACTGCAGCACGTTCGCCGCAATCTTCCAAGTCTGATCGCTGATATCCAAGATCAGATTGCCGACCGGCAGCGGAGGTTGGCAAAGTTGGGACCTGCACGGTCGACCCTCCAGCAGCAACGAGGCTTCCTCCTGGACATAAGCAGCAGCTTTGAACGCATCACTAGTCAAGCCCTGAATGGGATGTATGCGGATGAGTTCTTTGGGGAGTTTGGCGATGATACGCAGGACTCTCAGGATTTCCGCCGGCTCCGAGCAGTTATCCGTGAGCTCAATGAATGCTTTGCTGACGCCATGAACACTCGTGGCTCTCGTCGGATCGTTCGAGAATTGTTGAGCCATTTCTATGACTTagaccaggagaagaagaagatgtacATGGAAGACTGGTCACCCGAATACATCACTCGTGAAGCGctcgagaaggaaatcggCGAACAGGCTCGTAAGAACCGTGGCATCGAGCTTCCAGGAAGTGCAAACCAGTTACTTGTAGGAAACCTGTTTCGAGACCAATCCAAACCGTGGGAGGGCATTGCTCGGTTGCACTTATTGAATACCTGGGAGTCAGTGAAGTACTTTGTTtacctcctcctccggcaCCTCACAGATGAGCCTACGTACACACTACTGGTGGGCACGGTTCTTGCACCCCAGCTGGAGCGGATGAAGGATGGCTTGCTAAACAAGCTCGGGGAGCTGACTGCCTATACGAAGCGCGGACATCCCTTGCCTATTGGAAAGAGCTTTCTATCGAAAATTCAAGTCGCCCGAACGAACCGCCAGATTGCCGCGCTGAGGAAGGGTCTAGGCCTTTCTCGTTCATTTTTTGGACTCAAGGATGGTTCCAGGTCATTTGATGCTGATGATCTAGAGAGGGCTGCCTCCGAGCTTCGATCGTCCAGCGATCAATTTGCAGCAGCTGAGATCATCGACCAGATGCAGGCATACTACGAT ACGAGCATTGTCACATTCGTGGACAACATTGCAACCCTTGCCATCGAGAATTGCCTTCTCGGTCCACTGGAAAGAATATTCACTAGCCAGACTGTTAATAACATGGACGACCAGCAGATTCGCGAGCTTGCTGAAGAGCTGCCACATGTCCAGCATGACCGACAACGACTGGATCAGGAGCTGAACAAGTTACAGGCAGGTTTGGACACTTTCAACATCTTCAGCACCGAGAGCTCCTCATTACAGCGACCCCCGATGTTTgcgaagccgaagccggcCTCAGCACACCCGTCTCTTTTCCAAGGCCTAGATCCAATTGCTCTGCGCAAGAAGCTTGAGCCACAGTCCAAATGTAGATATCCGGACCCATGCAAGATAATAGTTTGTGCTAACCTATCGAACAGCACACTCGATTCCTACAACAAGTAG
- a CDS encoding uncharacterized protein (predicted protein), whose translation MGKLDKLTRVEADLVGAETLTESKRTGRVVDGMSATVTSTHATVVETGMTVNQVNVRVNEVQEMLGTLLVSVKENKQESTEDREKALQEHVSKTLRPSKTDYAQDWYDKINKARIPGTGDWVRDERIFNEWHDKHMPVMFISGNPGAGKSYIVANMINRLHELHPQGVQNTSLTSVGFFFFKDDNPGTRSFHQALRDLALQISKNDPVYLKHLATIANYEMISTLESAWRLLFVDYFVKKPNADSDVYILLDGVDEAFDEERRTFFSLAKDLYDSAEKSHLQLAVIGRPHISDQLLEGLELEVPTIHVTTQKNSRDINQYIHASIKKSVVLRRVSAKLRQEIVEKLSARAEGMFLWVNLMLQELVKKRNESSMRKALDQAPKGLKEMLRHVLLSFSTSSNEEELEFLNEILLWVTCSRQPLTLAEVESILKLKSPEGDGMIYPEGALRRQFASFFSLNREDGLTTAELQIMSTNRNGLDESDEEGEGRNADEDAFEDVENFTDFDSHKETTTVTFCHASIGDFFRDQTEGKVSDEESHVPVGVDYLHAKAHVLKTFLRIFTDKEFAKKADDGEHMLRHAAENWVHHLLTTHASDCSLEDRRDIAKMLLVALTSEESITGWIGYRGWVSTEANIRAIRQWWEDEEVLESLTPDEQEFISSTKEDPITTLKPVVMLCTKKYVADDMWLAAPVAAVVWSYQSLMKGKEVNFIEMFDPTAEEIIAAAEFGDFEKNALWYRRCAIVLRQLEYFDQALDYFSKAVELAPDMWLCKAGMAIVYSMKKEWQKAIDLDEEVVQTLSAQIEANEEDSGLRASIHTSLERLGDSYQQLGNLEKRFEAYKRAQALTPYCNTCINVLLEHYGTKHDHEATIDLLQTLADTPVPDEDFSRLTQSLWDNPEEDTRYFVLAADAALATDNLDFMVESWRTAARAARKASKTVTATQLDMSLARIYSEFLHDQAKAVKRWERIMNTYASSKDETVVGFAKLKASFELAKQFLCDAVEAGIGTPQAEEAGAKLEKLCKQVKLNDESVLWTVSSMRAICLGIYYRLSGREAEARALFKPSIKRGIAILSDDDPENDMLGFLDLLNALVAAGDVKNVTAAAYHEVFGKYNADDPEGATDNESPGDEDSNWLTCDGPCRKELPTLDDSYQCPICLDTAFCPSCVRLLEDGTMGIRKCNPKHVKDFIYVPPRPKNVTSGKMLVDGQEIDFEVWKQGLKKEWGI comes from the coding sequence ATGGGTAAGCTGGACAAGCTCACGCGAGTGGAGGCCGATCTAGTTGGGGCTGAGACGCTGACCGAGTCCAAACGAACTGGTCGGGTTGTGGATGGAATGTCAGCGACGGTCACCTCTACCCATGCCACCGTGGTAGAAACGGGCATGACAGTCAACCAAGTGAATGTGCGCGTCAATGAGGTGCAGGAGATGCTTGGCACCTTGCTGGTTTCGGTCAAGGAGAACAAGCAGGAAAGCACTGAGGATCGTGAGAAGGCACTGCAAGAACATGTCAGCAAGACTCTCCGGCCATCAAAGACTGATTATGCTCAGGACTGGTATGATAAGATCAATAAGGCTCGTATACCGGGAACCGGAGATTGGGTTAGAGATGAGCGTATCTTCAACGAGTGGCATGACAAGCATATGCCAGTTATGTTTATATCAGGCAATCCTGGAGCTGGAAAGTCATACATCGTGGCCAATATGATCAACCGTCTTCACGAATTGCATCCTCAGGGCGTTCAAAACACGTCGCTTACGTCTGTaggatttttctttttcaaggaCGACAATCCGGGCACGAGGTCATTCCACCAGGCTCTGCGAGACCTCGCCTTGCAAATCAGCAAAAACGATCCTGTGTATTTGAAACACCTCGCCACTATTGCAAATTACGAGATGATTAGCACACTCGAGAGCGCATGGAGACTCCTGTTTGTCGATTACTTCGTTAAAAAGCCCAACGCCGACAGCGACGTGTATATACTATTAGATGGCGTGGATGAAGCATTCGACGAAGAGCGGAGGACATTCTTCAGTTTGGCAAAAGACCTATACGACTCTGCTGAGAAGTCACACCTGCAGCTTGCTGTTATTGGTCGACCTCACATAAGCGACCAGTTGCTGGAAGGTCTAGAGCTGGAGGTACCAACAATTCATGTCACGACGCAAAAGAACTCTAGAGATATAAACCAGTACATCCATGCCAGCATCAAGAAGTCGGTGGTTCTCCGAAGAGTGTCAGCAAAATTACGTCAGGAGATCGTCGAAAAGCTATCGGCGAGAGCAGAGGGCATGTTCCTCTGGGTGAACCTCATGCTACAAGAGCTGGTCAAGAAACGAAACGAGTCAAGTATGCGGAAGGCGCTGGACCAAGCGCCCAAGGGTCTCAAAGAAATGCTCCGCCACGTTCTCCTGAGCTTTTCTACTAGCTCTaatgaggaggagcttgagtTTCTTAATGAGATATTGCTTTGGGTTACGTGTTCGAGGCAGCCCTTGACTTTAGCCGAGGTTGAGTCCATACTCAAGCTGAAATCACCAGAAGGGGATGGTATGATCTATCCAGAAGGAGCATTGCGGCGCCAATTTgcctccttcttcagccTGAACCGAGAGGATGGACTCACCACAGCGGAATTGCAAATCATGTCCACAAACAGGAACGGTTTGGATGAAtctgacgaggaaggagaaggtaGAAATGCTGATGAGGACGCctttgaggatgttgagaacTTTACGGATTTTGATTCTCACAAAGAGACAACGACAGTCACTTTCTGCCACGCATCCATTGGCGATTTCTTCCGTGATCAGACGGAAGGGAAGGTTTCCGATGAGGAAAGCCATGTCCCTGTGGGTGTCGATTATCTGCATGCAAAGGCGCACGTACTCAAGACCTTCCTGAGAATCTTTACCGATAAGGAGTTCGCAAAAAAGGCGGACGATGGTGAGCATATGCTCCGTCATGCAGCCGAAAATTGggttcatcatctccttACCACGCATGCGTCCGACTGTTCTCTTGAGGATAGACGCGATATTGCTAAAATGCTGCTGGTGGCGCTTACATCCGAGGAATCGATCACTGGGTGGATAGGCTATCGGGGCTGGGTGTCGACGGAGGCGAATATTCGAGCCATCCGACAGTGgtgggaagatgaagaagttcTGGAGTCCCTAACGCCGGATGAACAGGAGTTCATCTCCTCGACCAAGGAAGATCCCATCACTACATTAAAGCCGGTTGTCATGTTGTGCACGAAGAAATATGTCGCAGACGATATGTGGTTGGCTGCtcctgttgctgctgtggtGTGGAGCTACCAGAGTCTTATGAAAGGTAAAGAGGTCAACTTCATCGAAATGTTTGACCCAACGGCGGAGGAAatcattgctgctgctgagtTTGGAGATTTTGAAAAGAATGCGCTTTGGTATCGCAGGTGTGCCATCGTCCTGCGCCAATTAGAATATTTTGATCAGGCATTGGATTACTTCTCTAAAGCAGTGGAACTGGCGCCTGACATGTGGCTGTGCAAAGCTGGCATGGCCATCGTATATTcaatgaaaaaggaatggCAGAAGGCCATTGACCTTGACGAGGAAGTCGTACAGACCTTATCAGCACAGATTGAAGCAAATGAGGAAGACTCGGGACTCAGAGCGAGTATCCACACGAGTCTAGAACGCCTTGGCGACTCCTATCAGCAGCTTGGGAATCTAGAAAAGCGATTTGAGGCATATAAGAGGGCACAGGCACTAACCCCCTATTGCAACACGTGTATCAATGTGCTTCTCGAGCATTATGGCACAAAGCACGATCATGAAGCCACCATAGACTTGCTCCAGACCTTAGCCGACACACCGGTTCCGGACGAAGACTTTTCAAGGTTGACACAGTCGTTGTGGGACAACCCCGAAGAAGACACGCGTTACTTTGTGCTCGCTGCAGATGCGGCATTGGCTACCGATAACCTCGATTTCATGGTGGAGTCATGGCGTACTGCAGCCCGCGCAGCTAGGAAGGCCTCTAAGACGGTGACAGCCACCCAGCTCGACATGTCCCTTGCTCGAATCTACAGTGAGTTCCTTCATGACCAGGCAAAGGCAGTCAAGCGTTGGGAGAGGATCATGAATACATACGCCTCGTCGAAGGATGAAACTGTGGTTGGATTCGCAAAGCTGAAGGCCTCCTTTGAATTGGCAAAACAGTTTCTCTGTGACGCGGTTGAGGCAGGAATCGGAACCCCACAGGCGGAAGAAGCCGGAGcgaagctcgagaagcttTGCAAACAGGTTAAGCTAAACGATGAATCTGTGCTTTGGACTGTTTCCAGTATGCGTGCCATTTGCCTAGGTATCTACTACCGCCTGAGCGGGCGTGAAGCGGAAGCTCGGGCTCTTTTCAAACCATCCATCAAACGGGGAATTGCGATTCTgtctgatgatgatcctgAGAACGATATGTTGGGATTCTTGGACCTCCTGAATGCCTTAGTGGCGGCTGGCGATGTCAAAAATGTGACCGCAGCGGCGTACCATGAAGTCTTTGGGAAATATAATGCGGACGATCCAGAGGGGGCAACGGACAATGAAAGCCCTGGCGACGAGGACTCCAACTGGCTGACCTGTGATGGACCCTGTCGGAAAGAACTTCCTACGCTTGATGATTCCTACCAGTGCCCCATCTGTCTAGATACCGCATTCTGTCCAAGCTGTGTCAGGCTGCTGGAAGATGGGACGATGGGTATCAGAAAGTGCAATCCCAAACATGTCAAGGACTTCATTTATGTTCCCCCACGACCTAAGAACGTAACATCAGGAAAGATGCTGGTGGATGGGCAGGAGATAGACTTTGAAGTTTGGAAACaggggttgaagaaggaatggggcATTTAG